In Methanosarcina siciliae T4/M, one genomic interval encodes:
- a CDS encoding right-handed parallel beta-helix repeat-containing protein, with protein sequence MILLKTIRNVKICFAIGFVLLLLSSGTSTARRITVGSDENQDFSSIQEAVNAASPGDTVYVYKGLYMENIYLDKEITVRSISGIPDMINIKAKNPNDHVFHVNANNVTISGFYINGASDPLKAGIYLENTHGILISNNKLSNNHLGIYLDSSTTNMLNLNNVSGNEVGIFLKASKDNWVINNKVKMNSLDGILLEASDENHVTGNLLNYNVGYGFVLSNSSRNLIYNNFFQNNVNVGYEGTNSANSWNMTREKGINIVGGPYIGGNYWTGPESTALCAIDDQDNDGFCDVSYDLGEGNIDYMPLIRHSSAFQGNERSITVSLIGFALFVFAVSIFIVKKVMSWGKGELPEDDVK encoded by the coding sequence GTGATACTGCTGAAAACCATCAGGAATGTAAAAATCTGTTTCGCAATAGGTTTTGTACTTTTGTTGCTCAGCTCAGGTACTTCAACTGCCAGGAGGATCACTGTGGGGAGTGATGAGAATCAGGATTTTTCTTCAATTCAGGAGGCTGTAAATGCTGCCAGTCCCGGAGATACTGTTTATGTCTACAAAGGGCTTTATATGGAAAATATATATCTTGACAAAGAAATTACTGTCCGTTCTATCTCCGGAATTCCCGATATGATTAATATAAAGGCAAAAAATCCCAATGACCACGTATTTCATGTAAATGCAAACAATGTAACCATCAGTGGTTTTTATATAAATGGTGCCAGTGACCCTTTAAAAGCAGGGATTTATCTGGAAAACACTCATGGAATCCTGATCAGCAATAATAAACTTTCCAACAACCATCTGGGAATTTACCTCGATTCTTCGACCACAAACATGCTGAATCTAAATAATGTTTCAGGGAATGAAGTGGGAATTTTCCTGAAAGCTTCGAAAGATAATTGGGTTATCAACAATAAGGTGAAGATGAATAGTCTGGATGGCATTTTGCTTGAAGCCTCAGACGAGAACCATGTTACTGGCAATCTCCTTAATTACAATGTCGGGTACGGCTTTGTGCTCTCAAACAGCAGTAGAAACCTCATTTACAATAACTTCTTCCAAAATAATGTAAACGTCGGATATGAAGGGACTAACTCCGCTAATTCCTGGAATATGACCCGAGAGAAGGGAATAAATATTGTGGGGGGTCCTTATATCGGCGGAAACTACTGGACCGGTCCTGAAAGTACAGCCCTGTGCGCAATTGATGATCAGGATAACGATGGATTCTGTGATGTTTCCTATGACCTTGGGGAAGGAAATATCGATTACATGCCTCTCATACGCCATTCCTCTGCTTTTCAAGGCAATGAACGGTCCATCACGGTTTCTCTTATAGGATTTGCCTTATTTGTATTTGCCGTCTCAATATTCATCGTAAAAAAGGTAATGAGCTGGGGCAAGGGCGAACTTCCAGAAGATGATGTAAAATAA